AGTGTGTTATTGAGTTCCAATATTCAGTGGGCATCAGGAACCTCTGAGTGCACAAAATAACTTCCAGAAAGACAGAAGATGGGCGTTTATGGCCAGCTCACATTCCCCATTGTTTGAGGGTTGTCCTAGAGGCATTAATGCCCTTATACACACTTGCAGCCTATACTTGTCAGGGGGCTGAGTGGGCTGTTACAGCTTCAGGTAAGACTCCTGGGCAGGAAATCAGAGAGACTTATGCCCATGTGAGGGATTCACTGAGAGTGAGAGTCTGAGCTTCCTCACAACTGTTCATCACAACTGCAGCTGAAATCAGAGATGGGACGCGGGGCACCGAATGCTAAAGTCCTGATGCCATCAAAGGACCCATCCCCTCTTCCTCCATCCACATCTCCTTCATGCCTATAAAGTGGCCAATGGAGAAAGGTGAGAGAATGACTAATCCAGTGCAGCTGAAGCAGGCGGTTCTTCTGAAGAGAAGTGTTGAGCCAGCCCCTCCCCTAGCCCACAGAGGGAAGAGCATGAAAGCAGGAAGGCCAGGGTCCCAGACAGGATCCTGGTGATTCTGGATCCATGGATCAGGACCCATCGTCCCCTCGCACCCCACCCAGGCACACTGCCTGGAGGAGTCCTATTTTCTCCAAGCCCTGCCCATCCTCAGCATGGCCTCCCTGTTCCTAAAGCTGCAGTTCATGGCTTTTTCAGTAGATGGCAGCACATACAGAGCAAATCACATAACCAGCTTCACACAGATTGGGAGCCAGAAGAAATTGGCCCTAGAAATTACTTCGATATAAAGAAACACACCGGAGATCACATTCCATCCAATTACATAGTTCCCATTTACCCTCACATCACACGCTGCcaccagagacacacacacaatcttccaTGGCTTTTGCTGGACATATCTGGGCCTCCATCCTTCCTCCACGACCCCACTtggcccttcccctcctccttccccttggACTTTGCCCTTCTCACTGGCCAGGCAGGGGGTCCAGAGTCCAGGCTTGACTCATACGCCACCTCACCGGGGCTGAGATCCCAGCTCCGTAACAGAAAACACCACCACTTCAGCTCCAACCCCGCCGAGAACCACCGAGCCCAGAACTCCCGGGAGAGGCAACTCTCCTGCTCCTTCCCTCCACCATGGAGTACCTCTCTGCCCTGGACCCCAGCGGCCTGCTCCGGTGATTTCTAAACCCCCTCTCCAGTCTCCAGCTCTGGGGATATAGGCAGGATGACAAAGCTGCTTTTAGACCCTAAAAAACTTTCGAATTTttaccccttcccctccctgccccttttcACAGTGGGCTTGTCCAGCTCCTGAACCGCCACCCGCCCCAGTCCGtggtctttccctctctccctgagCTACTTTAATCTGCACACCTAGATCCCTCCCTCCCAACTTCCCTAGCGCTCCAGCTACCCCACGCCCATCACCCCTGCTGCACTCACCAAACCCCTCACTCCTTCTTGACCTTTCTTCCCACCTACCAGGTCAGTAACCAGTATGAGCTCCGAATTGGGCCGTAGGGTCTGGACCTCGGCTCCACCACCCCGGCGACCTTTCCGCGTCTGTGATCACAAGCGGGCCACCCGGAAAGGCCTTACAGCTGCCACCCGCCGGGAACTGCTAGACAAGGTGAGTGGGCCACGTCCCTGGGTTCCAAGAGCAGGGGCAGCCAAGGGGCTAGGGAAGAGTGTGAGCTTGGAATAATGAGCAGGAAGGGCTGCGGCTACATGGCTGCCGCTCCCTCTGAGGGCTAAGAGCAGGGGGGTGAGCCCAGTAGCTTCTGCTGCATTTGAGtcaattcacttttttttcccccaaggagTGGGCTTTTCTTTGGGGGCGGGAAAGTAGTAGACAGGGTTGGGATAGATTTCAGAAATCAGTATGGAACTGCAATTTGTATGACAGATCAAATTCAAACCCTGATTCTGCCGCTTCCTAGTGTCAAAACTTGGGAAGTTAGCCTAtcaaaacctcagtttcttcatctgtaaaaagggaacAATAATACAACTACCTCCTAGGGCTGCTGAAAGGAGTAAAACAGAATAATCTATGTAAAGTGCTACATAGATACTTGACACTAGTGAAGACTCAAAAAGGTTAAAAGTCATTATTACTGAAAATAGTTCTGTGAGGGTCGGGGAGAGTGAGGTGGGACACTGGAGATAAGACCCCATCGTGACAGGCCCCATCAGCATAATGCCTCTATCCATTCAAGAGAAActggctaggggcttccctggtggcgcagtggttgagagtccgcctgccgatgcaggggacacgggttcgtgccccggtccgggaagatcccacgtgccgcggagcggctgggcccgtaagccatggccgctgagcctgcgcgtgcggagcctgtgctccgcaacgggagaggccacaacagtgagaggcccgcgtaccgcaaaaaaaaaaaaaaaaaaaaagagagaaattggcTAGCTTTTCAATTCCTAACCAGTAGGCATGGCTTGGAGGGAAGCTGAGAGAGATGACAGTGACATGGTAGGAGCAAAGCAGGAACAAATAGGAAAAGGACAGCCCCTAGTGAGGGTCCCCCAGCAACTAAAGAATACCGTGAGCTAGAGCCATTAGAAGGGATGGCAAAGCACCAGGAAGGGGAGTTGGGATATCAGTCAGCATCTAGGGTCAACCGTTGGGTGCTGGGCAGCTGGACAGGGAAGGGGCATGGAATAAGCTCTGCCCCTTCCCTCCTACTTCTTGCCACTGGGCAGGCACTGGACACTCTGATGCTGAGTGGAGTGCTAACACTTGTGCTGGAGGAGGATGGGACCACAGTGGAGAGCGAGGACTTCTTCCAGCTGTTGGAGGATGACACATGCCTGATGGTGCTGGAGTTGGGACAGAGCTGGAGCCCCAGCAGGGTGAGAGGCCCACACTGGGGCTGCTTAGGCCACTGACcctttctgtctctcccaagCCTCTTCTGCTGCCTGACCCTGATCTTGGGGGCAGAGGTGACGGGAGAGGTGAGGAGTTGTCAAGGACTCCTTATAGTGGACCAACAGTCCAGGCAAGGGTGGGTCTGTCCCAGTGCTGACGGGGATTAGTGGTGGGTGTCAGTATGTGAGGGTCCATTGCTCCGATGGGGGGGCCCTACAGAGTGGGGTGCTGTCGTATGGCCTGGGCCGAgagaagcccaagcacagcaAGGACATCGCCCGCATCACCTTTGACGTGTACAAGCAAAACCCTCGAGACCTCTTTGGCAGCCTGAACGTCAAAGCCACGTTCTACGGGCTCTACTCCATGAGCTGTGACATTCAAGGACTCGGCCCAAAGAAAATACTCAGGTCAGAGACCAACACGTCACACTTCCCCACCCATACAGCTGCACTCCCTTACCCTGCTAGCTCTCCCCTGTGGAAAACGCCCAGACCCCAGCCTGTGGCTTCCTCCCAGGCTCCCCCACCCCGTGACTTCCTCTTGTCTCTGCACTTCAGGGAGCTCCTCCGATGGGCCTCCGCACTGCTGCAAGGCCTGGGCCACATGCTGCTGGGAATTTCCTCCACCCTTCGTCATGCAGTGGAAGGGACTGAGCGGTGGCAGCGGCAGGGTCGCCTCCAACCCTACTGAGAAGGGGCTCTTGAGCTTCTGCCCCTAGACTCATTCCAAGAGACTGTGAGAGCATCAAGTTTGGGGCCTACACACAATGCAGACTCACTAGCTCGCCTGTTTTCTCCAGTCTTCTGATCCCATAGTGACAGGCCCATCAGCCTAACGCCTTCCACCCCAGCCTATACCCACTGCTGAAGAATACTATCCATTCCTAGCCATCTTTCCAGCCTCCCACTTACCCTGAAAGGCCACAGCCTGTCCACAGGCATCTGGATCCCACCCTGATTGCTGCTACATCTAGAGGTCCTTACCACTCCCCTCCTGTCCCTAAGCTCCCCAGTGCCCTGAAGAGAGCCCTCTCTAACTTTACCTTGGGATCTCTATTTCTTTGTACCCTTCCCCCCAAAAATAACAAAGGTgtttccaataaaaatataaaaatgtttatcaatAAGACTTTTGACTCCAATTTAAACTAGGAACAGGACAGGATAGATACTCCGTTTCCCCCTGCCCCACGAACACCCAGTCCCAGATCCAAAGGCCTTAGTCTTCAAGTATTGAGTTCAAGGCCCGCCTCCGCTTGGCCACCGCCCCCTGCTGCTGTTCCCAAGCCTCTCGCCGCTTCAGGAAGGTAGTCAGGGCCACGTTCCGAGCTACGTGGTGGCCAAAAGGGTCCCTTATCAGCTCCTGGTTCCGCGGCCCTGCAAAGGGAACCATTCATGTTCAGTATCACCATGCAGTCACCCACCCATCCTTGAAGAGACTCTACTTGGGGTGAAGGTCCCTCCATTTTTTGTGGAACCCTGGGTCTGCCTCAGGATAGAGTTAACACCTCACTGTCCAAAGAAGAGAAGtcaggaggaggggtgggagcaCAGGGCTGCACAGTCTGCAGAGTGGCAGGGGAGAACAGACTGCCAAGAACCCATGGCCAAGACCACCCTTTGGAACTGAAGTCCCTGCTTAATTTAGGTCCATTCCCAGCCACCCAGCTCTTTAGAGTGAGGAAAGGGAACATTTGGAAAGGTCAAAGATCGGTGCTGGTACTCACCCAGCTCAGCAGCAATTTCCTTCCGGGCCCCCAAGGCTGCCCCACTCCAGATGGCATCAAGCACACGGCTGCCGTGGCGACTACAGGCCAGAGCCACATATTGTCCCTGCATTGAGACAAGCGAGGTAGGGCCCTCTAGGGCAGTTCACACAAGTGtgttgggtgggggtgggcatgAGGGCTGAAGTTAAGAGGCTGAGTTGAAGCAGTCTAGGAACTACATATCCTCTCTGTGACTCTGAAGCCCAGTTCTGGGGGAAGCTCACATTCTCCAAATGGAGGATGGCAGAGGAATCAAAGCAGAAGCCAGAAATCTAACCTTTAGGGTCTTCAGCACCCGGCGGCACTGCTTGCGTGTCACAGAGGGGCTGGTCAGGACAGCATCAAGCACGTGGGAACCAGCAGGGCTTTGGGCCAGAGTCAGAAGCTGTGGTCCTGTCAAGGCGCCCAAACTTCGAAGTATAAGACCAGAACTGGAGAAGTGCAGCAGATGCTGGAGCAGTAGAGACCCAAGGACTGTCACTTCCCCCAGGTCCCTGGCGGTGGCCATTTCTACCTGGAAGGACAGAGACAGGGAATTAGGAGGCAGCCACCAAACTGCCACCTTCACTTGGATGAAGCCAGAGATCTCACCACCCTCACCTCCGTGGTGAGGGGCTTCCTAAGCCCTGGGAGGCCTGATCCCCAGTTAGTCACAGGTTTGGCCTCTCCCCtacctcacctggtgctccgcgggcactgccccctcctcctccGCCAGTCCATAGTACACCTCATAAGTCATCAAAGTGGCAAAGAGAGGCACACAGGCCACTTGCCGGGAAGAGGGCTCTGCACAGTGGAACGCCTAGAAAGGAAGACAAAACATGAAACTGAGAACTAACCTCAACTAATTGATCCCTAACCTCGACTTCCCAGACAGGGGAAAGCATTCAGGACAGATGAGAATGCCTAACTCCACAAGAACATAAGCTGCATGCGGACAGGATCTCATCTGCCTTGCTGTATCCACAGCCTCCATATATGTAACAGGGGCcgaataaatatttattccttaAAACTTCTCTCTCTGTCCTGGGAGACAATTTTCATTCCAGGGCCATGAGATGGTTTTGGCTTCATTTCCCCCTGTATCTGTGAACTCCCTGGGCACTAGACCTCTTGGGTCCACAGATACAACGACTGAAGATTAGCTAAGTCCTAGCAGGCAGAATTTGAACTGAGGGCATAAATGGGTTGCGGGTAACCACCACTCACCTCCAACAACAGCTTCAGGACCTGGGCTTGGTGGATTCCAACTCTGTGGCAGGCCCCGACCAGGGCAATGACTACCCCTGAGTGACCCTGAGCCAGCACAGCTTCCAGGGCAGGGCTTAGCTCCTCAAACACGGGGGACAGCTGAGGGGAGACATGGGTTAACGAATCTGGCATTCTGGTAACAGTGGGCTGAGTTATTCAGAGAAATCTTCCTgccaaaaacaactaaaaatgctAGATAAAACATAAAAGCATTGCCAATACCAGGACTTTGGTTTGGATGGATAAGGAAGGTCCAGAACAAAGGGGCAGTCTTAGAGGTGCGGCCT
This sequence is a window from Mesoplodon densirostris isolate mMesDen1 chromosome 4, mMesDen1 primary haplotype, whole genome shotgun sequence. Protein-coding genes within it:
- the CIDEB gene encoding lipid transferase CIDEB isoform X2, whose protein sequence is MEYLSALDPSGLLRSVTSMSSELGRRVWTSAPPPRRPFRVCDHKRATRKGLTAATRRELLDKSGVLSYGLGREKPKHSKDIARITFDVYKQNPRDLFGSLNVKATFYGLYSMSCDIQGLGPKKILRELLRWASALLQGLGHMLLGISSTLRHAVEGTERWQRQGRLQPY
- the CIDEB gene encoding lipid transferase CIDEB isoform X1, whose translation is MEYLSALDPSGLLRSVTSMSSELGRRVWTSAPPPRRPFRVCDHKRATRKGLTAATRRELLDKALDTLMLSGVLTLVLEEDGTTVESEDFFQLLEDDTCLMVLELGQSWSPSRSGVLSYGLGREKPKHSKDIARITFDVYKQNPRDLFGSLNVKATFYGLYSMSCDIQGLGPKKILRELLRWASALLQGLGHMLLGISSTLRHAVEGTERWQRQGRLQPY